Proteins from a single region of Campylobacter sputorum:
- a CDS encoding rod-binding protein codes for MIDNSMALNAYNTVNDKLITQNRPRFDEKALREQTDAFESFLVKTVLDLSIKNENSLFPKDAGDKIYNSMYNDTMSKALSGGFGFSDMLFNFLKERS; via the coding sequence ATGATAGATAACTCTATGGCATTAAATGCATACAATACAGTAAATGATAAATTGATAACTCAAAACAGACCTAGATTTGATGAAAAGGCACTAAGAGAGCAAACTGATGCTTTTGAATCATTTTTAGTAAAAACCGTTCTTGATTTATCTATAAAAAACGAAAATTCACTTTTTCCAAAAGATGCTGGAGATAAGATTTATAACTCAATGTATAATGACACAATGAGTAAAGCATTAAGCGGTGGTTTTGGATTTAGCGATATGTTATTTAATTTTTTAAAAGAAAGGTCTTAA
- a CDS encoding flagellar biosynthesis anti-sigma factor FlgM: MINSVGASFVTDSSLSKIKNDDKKIQNLKSTAQSAESDSKVSKIAKAIADGTYKIDLNKTAKAVANELF; this comes from the coding sequence ATGATTAATTCAGTAGGTGCGAGCTTCGTAACTGATTCTTCGCTTAGTAAAATTAAAAATGACGATAAAAAGATACAAAATTTAAAATCAACAGCTCAAAGTGCTGAGAGTGATAGTAAAGTTAGCAAAATAGCAAAAGCCATAGCAGACGGAACTTATAAAATAGATTTAAACAAAACAGCAAAGGCAGTAGCTAACGAACTATTTTAA
- the flgN gene encoding flagellar export chaperone FlgN: protein MIKQYLDEAISSLNQLIEITQTDIENIKNARHEAVEQSVKTKTELIKKFENSKITLDKELLKMLEEKSGTDLAGILDEEDKNKLAELKDSLTLLQNKNREYSRYVIVIKEYYDSLANKIFGEKSEGYNKKGKQIFNSNFKLRV, encoded by the coding sequence ATGATAAAACAATACCTAGATGAAGCTATTTCATCACTAAATCAACTCATAGAAATAACTCAAACTGACATAGAAAATATAAAAAATGCTAGACACGAAGCAGTAGAACAAAGTGTAAAAACCAAAACAGAACTTATAAAAAAATTTGAAAACTCCAAAATAACTCTTGATAAAGAACTTCTTAAAATGTTAGAAGAAAAAAGTGGAACAGATCTTGCTGGTATTTTGGACGAAGAGGATAAAAATAAGTTAGCCGAACTTAAAGACTCTCTTACTCTCTTACAAAATAAAAATAGAGAGTATTCAAGATATGTTATAGTAATAAAAGAGTATTACGACTCTCTTGCAAACAAGATTTTTGGAGAAAAATCAGAAGGGTATAACAAAAAAGGCAAACAAATTTTTAACTCTAATTTCAAATTAAGGGTTTAA
- the flgK gene encoding flagellar hook-associated protein FlgK: protein MAIFDTLSIGVSGLNAAEMQITTTGHNISNIDNESYTRQRVVQSAKEPFHNIPGDVGNGTQVDQIVRIHDEFSYSRLKNSESALSYTGYKQDILQEITQRFPDLKDVGILKDLENYFNAWNNFASKSSDGSQKINLIQLTQTLSENIRKASDELYKMKKTVNDQLKINVEEFNRLGQQIADINGEIARIESIKGNNANDLRDKRDQLERAMAKLVNITAFKGSLESNTAIDRNITDMGQDYSLNLGGFGIVEGTAFHPLVLKSESAVSDFQAVYYERQDGRLINIMPSITGGQIGAELELRGRYIDASTGQTSDGTIQSYINNLDTFAKTLITQTNNIYAKSAQNKVNSSDLNFLKPENSLINFDDTIKEGTFDVVVYDKQGKEVARKTIEINRTTAMNSGLDSNSIVTQFNTNSDDNKDKNSLNDVDDYFSASYIYHDDKNLGQLSINPKFNNDEYFISFEDNGTNFPGVVGLNRFFDGNSSKNIKVNSVLSDDPVKLQGFKAPIDGNNEVANEIVQLQYKKLEFNGKNSFGKEETIEGFYRFLTTQIAAQTETNNNAHETNKALYTTALQEFQSISGVSMNEELTNLIRFQSSYGASAKIITTVEKMLDTLLTLKQ from the coding sequence ATGGCAATCTTTGACACTTTATCAATTGGGGTTTCTGGCTTAAATGCCGCCGAGATGCAAATAACCACAACTGGTCATAATATTTCAAATATAGATAATGAAAGCTATACAAGACAAAGAGTTGTTCAATCAGCCAAAGAACCTTTTCACAATATACCAGGAGATGTTGGAAACGGCACACAAGTAGATCAGATTGTAAGAATACATGATGAATTTTCATATAGTAGATTAAAAAATTCAGAAAGTGCTCTTTCTTATACTGGTTATAAACAAGATATCTTACAAGAAATAACACAAAGATTTCCGGATTTAAAAGATGTTGGTATACTAAAAGATTTAGAAAATTACTTTAATGCTTGGAATAATTTTGCATCAAAATCGTCAGATGGTTCGCAAAAAATCAACCTTATCCAACTAACACAAACCCTAAGCGAGAATATAAGAAAAGCATCAGATGAACTATATAAAATGAAAAAAACTGTAAATGATCAGCTAAAAATAAATGTAGAAGAATTTAATCGTCTAGGACAACAAATAGCTGATATAAATGGAGAGATTGCTAGAATAGAATCAATAAAAGGCAATAATGCAAATGATCTTAGGGATAAAAGGGATCAGCTTGAAAGAGCTATGGCAAAATTAGTAAATATAACAGCATTTAAAGGTTCTCTTGAAAGCAATACTGCCATAGATAGAAATATCACAGATATGGGTCAAGATTATAGTCTAAATTTAGGTGGATTTGGTATAGTTGAAGGAACTGCATTTCACCCACTTGTTTTAAAAAGCGAAAGTGCCGTTAGTGATTTTCAAGCAGTGTATTATGAAAGACAAGACGGCAGACTTATAAACATAATGCCGAGTATAACAGGCGGACAAATAGGGGCTGAACTTGAGCTTAGAGGTAGGTATATAGACGCATCTACTGGTCAAACAAGCGATGGAACAATTCAAAGCTATATAAATAACCTAGATACTTTTGCTAAAACATTAATAACCCAAACAAATAATATTTATGCAAAATCGGCTCAAAACAAAGTAAATTCAAGTGATTTAAATTTCTTAAAGCCTGAAAATTCTCTTATAAATTTTGATGATACTATAAAAGAAGGAACATTTGATGTTGTAGTTTATGATAAACAAGGAAAGGAAGTGGCTAGAAAAACTATAGAGATAAATAGAACTACAGCTATGAATAGCGGTTTAGACTCAAATTCCATAGTAACTCAGTTTAATACAAACTCAGATGATAATAAAGACAAGAACTCACTAAACGATGTTGATGATTATTTTAGTGCATCATATATATATCATGATGATAAAAATTTAGGGCAACTATCTATAAATCCTAAATTTAATAACGATGAATATTTTATATCTTTTGAAGATAATGGGACAAATTTTCCAGGAGTTGTTGGTTTAAATAGATTTTTTGACGGAAATAGCTCAAAAAACATAAAAGTAAATAGCGTATTAAGTGATGATCCTGTGAAACTTCAAGGATTTAAAGCACCAATTGATGGTAATAACGAAGTAGCAAATGAGATTGTTCAACTTCAATATAAAAAGCTTGAATTTAATGGCAAAAACTCATTTGGAAAAGAAGAAACTATAGAAGGTTTTTATAGATTTTTAACTACGCAAATAGCTGCCCAAACTGAAACAAACAACAACGCACATGAAACAAATAAAGCCTTATATACAACAGCTCTTCAAGAGTTTCAATCAATTAGCGGAGTAAGTATGAATGAAGAACTTACAAATTTAATTAGATTTCAATCAAGCTATGGGGCAAGTGCAAAAATAATCACAACAGTAGAAAAAATGCTTGATACATTGCTTACTTTAAAACAATGA
- a CDS encoding TIGR02757 family protein, whose product MIDLKNLLDFHANLKNCDENLLAFADPLQVARKYKEPNIALICALFAYGNAKMIVKFLNSLNFDLLDESDEEINKFYTSHKYRFQSTIDVKEIFITHKRLKQDGNIEEIVANGMKKSGEIIDGINELMKFIYSLNDYRSFGYNFYFGSVFKTPISPYKRYNMFLRWMVRSSDIDLGIFKSIDKKYLLIPLDTHTHKVALKLGLINRKSYDFRAVMELTKKLREFDKNDPIKYDFALYRLGQSKEIDKLFLN is encoded by the coding sequence ATGATTGATTTAAAAAATTTACTAGATTTTCATGCGAATTTAAAAAATTGTGATGAGAATTTATTAGCTTTTGCGGATCCATTGCAAGTTGCTAGAAAATATAAAGAGCCAAATATTGCACTAATATGTGCACTATTTGCTTATGGTAATGCAAAAATGATAGTTAAATTTCTAAACTCGCTAAATTTCGATTTACTTGATGAAAGCGATGAAGAAATAAATAAATTTTACACTTCGCATAAATACAGATTTCAAAGCACTATAGATGTAAAAGAGATTTTTATAACACACAAAAGATTAAAACAAGATGGCAATATAGAAGAAATTGTAGCAAACGGTATGAAAAAATCAGGCGAAATTATAGATGGCATAAATGAACTTATGAAATTTATATATTCACTAAATGATTATAGATCTTTTGGATATAATTTTTATTTTGGTTCAGTTTTTAAAACTCCTATTTCACCATATAAAAGATACAATATGTTTTTAAGATGGATGGTTAGAAGTAGCGATATCGATCTTGGAATTTTCAAAAGCATTGATAAAAAATATCTTTTGATACCACTTGATACTCATACTCATAAAGTTGCACTAAAACTTGGACTTATAAATAGAAAAAGTTATGATTTTAGGGCTGTTATGGAACTAACAAAAAAGCTAAGAGAATTTGATAAAAATGATCCTATAAAATACGATTTTGCACTTTATAGGCTCGGGCAAAGCAAAGAAATAGATAAACTTTTTTTGAATTAA
- the yedF gene encoding sulfurtransferase-like selenium metabolism protein YedF, translating into MSNVYDGEVTYTLDLKGEACPLPAIALVDALPQLKKGEILELLCDCPQSINSIPHDAKNRGFEVLSVEQDGPTIRFIIKHP; encoded by the coding sequence ATGAGTAATGTTTATGATGGAGAAGTGACTTATACGCTTGATTTAAAAGGAGAAGCTTGCCCTTTGCCTGCAATTGCTTTGGTTGATGCTTTGCCACAGCTTAAAAAAGGGGAAATTTTAGAACTACTTTGCGATTGCCCACAAAGCATTAACTCAATCCCTCACGATGCTAAAAACCGCGGTTTTGAAGTTTTAAGTGTTGAACAAGATGGTCCAACGATAAGATTTATTATAAAACATCCTTGA
- the yedE gene encoding selenium metabolism membrane protein YedE/FdhT gives MFHSFRQKFLINFWHTGKAMIALAIVATAYYGIMRSGWAVTGEMTRWGGEFLELFGMDLSGYSYYKKQNLSGTPFSRSAGLMLIGMFIGALVAALWANKVKIRFPASKIRVFQAIVGGILTGFGARLAFGCNLANFFTGLPYFSLHTWFFTIFMVGGIYTAVKLLNIDFFKPKAKLVRSITGKGVGLEIDKTKAKRHFMFGSIIFALFLVWFFVLLIKSPAIDVANKKSLLSVALLFGFIFGFIISRGQICFTSCFRDMFLFGRTIAIKGAIIGMVISCVLVYAFVLNGHGIKLVEISSGVMIGGFLFGFGIVFAGGCECGWTYRAFEGQIHFMIVGVSNFVGTAILALSYDAIPNFIKSGVKVNMLESFGNFGGFVINLALFGVMAILAYVYQKNFFKKRGF, from the coding sequence ATGTTTCATTCTTTCAGACAAAAATTTTTAATAAATTTTTGGCACACTGGAAAAGCTATGATAGCTTTAGCTATAGTTGCGACTGCGTATTACGGGATAATGCGTAGTGGCTGGGCTGTAACTGGCGAGATGACAAGGTGGGGTGGAGAGTTTTTAGAGCTTTTTGGTATGGATTTAAGCGGATATTCATATTATAAGAAGCAAAATTTAAGTGGCACACCTTTTTCAAGATCAGCTGGACTTATGCTAATAGGTATGTTTATAGGGGCTTTAGTAGCAGCTTTATGGGCAAATAAAGTTAAAATTCGCTTCCCTGCAAGCAAAATTAGGGTTTTTCAAGCTATAGTTGGAGGAATTTTAACTGGTTTTGGTGCAAGACTTGCATTTGGATGTAACTTAGCAAATTTCTTTACAGGATTGCCATATTTTTCGCTTCATACATGGTTTTTTACTATTTTTATGGTAGGCGGAATTTATACTGCAGTTAAGCTTTTAAATATTGATTTTTTCAAACCAAAAGCAAAATTGGTTCGTTCAATTACAGGCAAAGGCGTAGGTTTAGAAATAGATAAAACAAAGGCAAAAAGACACTTTATGTTTGGTAGTATAATTTTTGCTTTGTTTTTAGTTTGGTTTTTTGTTTTACTTATAAAAAGTCCAGCCATTGATGTAGCTAATAAAAAAAGCCTACTAAGCGTAGCACTTTTATTTGGATTTATTTTTGGTTTTATCATTTCAAGAGGGCAAATTTGCTTTACATCTTGCTTTAGAGATATGTTTTTGTTTGGTAGAACCATAGCTATCAAAGGTGCGATTATTGGAATGGTGATATCTTGCGTGTTAGTTTATGCTTTTGTTTTAAACGGACACGGGATTAAATTAGTTGAAATTTCGTCTGGCGTGATGATAGGTGGATTTTTATTTGGATTTGGGATAGTTTTTGCTGGAGGATGTGAGTGTGGATGGACATATAGAGCATTTGAAGGGCAAATTCACTTTATGATAGTTGGAGTTTCAAATTTTGTTGGAACGGCTATTTTGGCTTTAAGCTATGATGCTATACCAAATTTTATAAAATCAGGCGTAAAAGTAAATATGCTTGAGAGTTTTGGAAATTTTGGAGGATTTGTTATAAATTTAGCCCTGTTTGGCGTTATGGCGATTTTAGCTTATGTTTATCAAAAGAATTTTTTTAAAAAAAGGGGATTTTAA
- a CDS encoding VirB8/TrbF family protein, whose product MFQKRNWQIIAVLSAIISLICVIFLGYSTTQNKLIPYVIEVDKLGNTSKFGIVQNIDKKSQCYKIWF is encoded by the coding sequence ATATTTCAAAAAAGAAACTGGCAAATAATAGCAGTTCTTAGTGCAATTATCTCTTTAATTTGTGTTATTTTTCTTGGATATTCTACTACGCAAAATAAGCTAATCCCATATGTTATAGAAGTTGATAAACTAGGAAATACTTCAAAATTTGGAATAGTCCAAAATATCGATAAAAAATCCCAATGTTATAAAATATGGTTTTAA
- a CDS encoding phosphatase PAP2 family protein, with product MVLKNSIFITGFLLVLVILLFEYTDIDIIVQNHFYDIKNGWLVDRNDKMLYFIFYSGVKKAIVIFGVILSFMAVFYKKLKLNLANLLIVLLSLYIVPSTVSLLKKQTNMPCPVNLEIYGGSYPDIGLFERYPKESNFKRIACYPAGHASGGFALLSLVFLCKKKRTKVVVFILALALGWMMGLYKMMIGDHFLSHTIVSMLIAWLKF from the coding sequence ATGGTACTAAAAAATAGCATTTTTATAACAGGTTTTTTACTAGTTTTAGTAATTTTACTATTTGAATACACAGATATAGACATTATAGTTCAAAATCATTTTTATGATATCAAAAATGGTTGGCTAGTTGATAGAAATGATAAAATGCTATATTTTATTTTTTATAGTGGCGTTAAAAAAGCTATTGTAATTTTTGGCGTTATTTTGTCTTTTATGGCAGTTTTTTATAAAAAATTAAAGCTAAATTTAGCAAATTTACTCATAGTTTTGTTGTCTTTATACATAGTTCCTTCAACTGTTAGTTTATTAAAAAAACAGACAAATATGCCTTGTCCTGTCAATCTTGAGATATATGGCGGAAGTTATCCAGATATAGGATTGTTTGAACGATATCCAAAAGAATCAAATTTTAAAAGAATAGCTTGTTATCCAGCAGGACATGCAAGTGGCGGATTTGCACTACTTTCTCTTGTGTTTTTATGTAAGAAAAAAAGAACAAAAGTGGTTGTTTTTATTCTAGCTCTTGCCTTAGGTTGGATGATGGGATTATATAAGATGATGATAGGAGATCATTTTTTAAGCCACACCATTGTTTCAATGCTAATAGCATGGCTTAAATTTTGA